One window of uncultured Methanoregula sp. genomic DNA carries:
- a CDS encoding response regulator, giving the protein MKNDKTILLVEDDIVDMMSVKRALRDLKVTNPLSHVENGEEALEYLKNPANEKPAIILLDLNMPKMNGHEFLTIIKKEDDLKRIPVIVLTTSRGELDKIQSFDLGVSGYMIKPVDYQQFVDVMRTIRLYWTLSELPG; this is encoded by the coding sequence ATGAAGAACGATAAGACCATACTCCTTGTCGAGGACGACATTGTTGACATGATGTCCGTCAAGCGGGCCCTGCGGGATCTCAAGGTCACCAACCCGCTCTCCCATGTAGAGAACGGGGAAGAGGCCCTGGAATACTTAAAAAACCCGGCAAATGAAAAACCGGCTATCATCCTTCTCGATCTCAACATGCCCAAGATGAACGGGCATGAATTCCTCACCATTATAAAAAAAGAGGATGATCTCAAACGGATACCCGTAATTGTTCTCACCACCTCGCGGGGGGAGCTGGACAAGATCCAGAGTTTTGACCTGGGCGTTTCCGGCTATATGATAAAACCCGTCGATTACCAGCAGTTCGTGGATGTTATGCGGACAATACGGCTCTACTGGACGCTGAGCGAATTACCCGGATGA